The following coding sequences lie in one Isoptericola variabilis 225 genomic window:
- a CDS encoding uracil-DNA glycosylase: MPAPSPDDEAYPAVARTAPSLAALDEHLVRCRACPRLVAWRGEVARTKRAAFRDEEYWARPVPSFGDERAGIVVVGLAPAAHGANRTGRMFTGDRSGEFLFAALHRAGLANQPRGVSRDDGLELHGVRLVAPVRCAPPANKPTPDERRRCSSYLARELELLAPTVRVAVALGQIGWNALLDALAGQGWAVPRPRPRFAHGAEVTLGRTEPAAAPASLVVLGSFHVSQQNTFTGRLTPAMLDDVLVAARDLAGVEPLPSRA; encoded by the coding sequence GTGCCCGCCCCCTCCCCCGACGACGAGGCCTACCCCGCCGTCGCCCGCACCGCGCCGAGCCTCGCCGCGCTCGACGAGCACCTCGTCCGCTGCCGCGCGTGCCCGCGGCTGGTCGCCTGGCGCGGGGAGGTCGCACGGACGAAGCGGGCCGCGTTCCGCGACGAGGAGTACTGGGCGCGCCCGGTGCCGAGCTTCGGGGACGAGCGGGCCGGGATCGTCGTCGTCGGCCTCGCACCCGCCGCGCACGGCGCCAACCGCACGGGGCGCATGTTCACCGGCGACCGCAGCGGCGAGTTCCTCTTCGCCGCGCTCCACCGCGCCGGCCTGGCGAACCAACCGCGGGGCGTCTCGCGCGACGACGGCCTGGAGCTGCACGGCGTCCGCCTCGTGGCGCCGGTCCGCTGCGCGCCGCCGGCCAACAAGCCGACGCCCGACGAGCGGCGCCGCTGCTCGAGCTACCTCGCGCGCGAGCTGGAGCTGCTCGCCCCGACCGTCCGCGTCGCCGTGGCGCTCGGGCAGATCGGCTGGAACGCCCTGCTCGACGCGCTCGCCGGCCAGGGCTGGGCCGTGCCCCGCCCGCGGCCGCGGTTCGCGCACGGGGCCGAGGTCACCCTGGGCCGCACCGAGCCGGCCGCGGCGCCGGCGAGCCTCGTGGTGCTCGGCTCGTTCCACGTCTCGCAGCAGAACACGTTCACCGGCCGGCTCACGCCCGCGATGCTCGACGACGTGCTGGTCGCGGCCCGCGACCTGGCGGGCGTCGAGCCGCTACCGTCACGGGCATGA
- the yidD gene encoding membrane protein insertion efficiency factor YidD, producing the protein MSPAALLADHLVRGYQRHLSPRKGWHCAHGVLHGDTTCSAAVRDLLARRGLVGAAVPTVLRFLACYHAARTLAASQVSGVCCCGPIPIPFRFGGSRHH; encoded by the coding sequence ATGAGCCCTGCAGCCCTTCTCGCCGACCACCTGGTCCGCGGCTACCAGCGTCACCTGTCCCCGCGCAAGGGGTGGCACTGCGCGCACGGCGTGCTCCACGGCGACACGACGTGCTCGGCCGCGGTGCGCGACCTCCTCGCACGCCGCGGCCTCGTCGGTGCGGCCGTGCCGACCGTGCTCCGGTTCCTCGCGTGCTACCACGCGGCCCGCACGCTCGCCGCCAGCCAGGTCAGCGGCGTCTGCTGCTGCGGCCCGATCCCGATCCCGTTCCGTTTCGGCGGCTCGCGCCACCACTGA
- a CDS encoding DinB family protein has translation MTSTLPRPARTEPPLRGDEATTLRTFLDYHRDTLRWKTDGLTAEQLRTPLPPSDMTLGGLLKHLAYVESQWFRVVLAGEEPLPPFDAVDWSSDPDWEWHSAADDSPEDLRGLYDAAVAESDRVLDAALSRGGLDELSTRESRQGDGRFSVRWILVHMLEEYSRHNGHADLLREALDGLTGE, from the coding sequence ATGACCAGCACCCTGCCCCGGCCCGCGCGCACCGAGCCGCCGCTGCGCGGCGACGAGGCCACGACGCTGCGCACGTTCCTCGACTACCACCGCGACACGCTGCGCTGGAAGACGGACGGCCTGACCGCCGAGCAGCTGCGCACCCCGCTGCCCCCGAGCGACATGACCCTCGGCGGCCTGCTCAAGCATCTGGCGTACGTCGAGTCGCAGTGGTTCCGCGTCGTGCTCGCGGGCGAAGAGCCGCTGCCGCCGTTCGATGCGGTCGACTGGTCCTCCGACCCGGACTGGGAGTGGCACTCGGCGGCCGACGACTCCCCCGAGGACCTGCGCGGGCTCTACGACGCCGCGGTCGCGGAGTCCGACCGCGTGCTCGACGCCGCGCTCTCCCGAGGCGGCCTCGACGAGCTGTCGACCCGGGAGTCTCGTCAGGGCGACGGGCGGTTCAGCGTGCGGTGGATCCTCGTACACATGCTCGAGGAGTACTCCCGCCACAACGGCCACGCCGACCTCCTGCGCGAGGCGCTCGACGGCCTCACCGGGGAGTGA
- the thrS gene encoding threonine--tRNA ligase has protein sequence MPPTTLDADGATTVTVTTPTTGTELFADRRDVVVMRVDGELKDLSTELEAGTVVEPVTIGEPDGLAVLRHSAAHVLAQAVQQVNPDAKLGIGPPITDGFYYDFDVETPFTPEDLKALEKVMARIIKEGQTFRRRVVTEEEARAELADEPYKLELIGLKGGAAEGGDSNEDVEVGGGELTIYDNVRGAGRESETVVWKDLCRGPHLPSTRLIGNGVQLMRSAAAYWRGSEKNPQLQRIYGTAWPSKDELKAYLDRLAEAERRDHRRLGSELDLFSFPDEIGSGLAVFHPKGGIVRMVMEEYSRSKHLEAGYSFVNSPHITKGRLFEVSGHLDWYSEGMYPAMHLDAELDDEGQVRKPGQDYYLKPMNCPMHNLIFDARGRSYRELPLRLFEFGTVYRYEKSGVVHGLTRARGFTQDDAHIYCTREQMKDELTSLLTFVLDLLKDYGLEDFYLELSTRDPEKSVGSDDAWEEATRTLEEVATASGLDLVPDPGGAAFYGPKISVQAKDAIGRTWQMSTIQLDFNLPEKFDLEYTAADGSRQRPVMIHRALFGSIERFFAVLLEHYAGAFPAWLAPVQVLAVPVADAFDDYLGDVVAKLRARGIRAEIDLSDDRFGKKIRNAAKEKVPFVLIAGGEDAEAGAVSFRYRDGRQENGVPVDEAVERIVTAVRDRVQV, from the coding sequence ATGCCACCCACCACCCTCGACGCGGACGGGGCGACCACGGTGACGGTGACGACGCCGACCACGGGCACGGAGCTGTTCGCCGACCGTCGCGACGTCGTCGTGATGCGCGTCGACGGGGAGCTCAAGGACCTGAGCACCGAGCTCGAGGCGGGCACCGTCGTCGAGCCCGTGACCATCGGCGAGCCGGACGGCCTGGCCGTGCTGCGGCACAGCGCGGCCCACGTGCTCGCCCAGGCCGTCCAGCAGGTCAACCCGGACGCCAAGCTCGGCATCGGCCCGCCCATCACGGACGGCTTCTACTACGACTTCGACGTCGAGACGCCCTTCACGCCCGAGGACCTCAAGGCCCTCGAGAAGGTCATGGCCCGCATCATCAAGGAGGGCCAGACGTTCCGCCGGCGCGTCGTCACCGAGGAGGAGGCGCGGGCCGAGCTCGCGGACGAGCCGTACAAGCTCGAGCTCATCGGCCTCAAGGGCGGGGCCGCCGAGGGCGGCGACTCGAACGAGGACGTCGAGGTCGGCGGCGGTGAGCTGACGATCTACGACAACGTGCGCGGCGCCGGCCGCGAGAGCGAGACGGTGGTCTGGAAGGACCTGTGCCGGGGTCCCCACCTGCCGAGCACCAGGCTCATCGGCAACGGCGTGCAGCTCATGCGCTCGGCCGCGGCCTACTGGCGCGGCAGCGAGAAGAACCCGCAGCTGCAGCGCATCTACGGCACGGCCTGGCCGAGCAAGGACGAGCTCAAGGCGTACCTCGACCGCCTCGCCGAGGCCGAGCGCCGCGACCACCGCCGCCTGGGCAGCGAGCTGGACCTGTTCAGCTTCCCCGACGAGATCGGCTCGGGGCTGGCCGTGTTCCACCCCAAGGGCGGCATCGTGCGCATGGTCATGGAGGAGTACTCGCGCAGCAAGCACCTCGAGGCGGGGTACTCGTTCGTCAACTCGCCGCACATCACCAAGGGCCGGCTGTTCGAGGTCTCGGGCCACCTCGACTGGTACTCCGAGGGCATGTACCCCGCGATGCACCTCGACGCGGAGCTCGACGACGAGGGCCAGGTGCGCAAGCCCGGGCAGGACTACTACCTCAAGCCCATGAACTGCCCGATGCACAACCTGATCTTCGACGCGCGGGGCCGCTCCTACCGCGAGCTGCCGCTGCGTCTGTTCGAGTTCGGGACGGTGTACCGGTACGAGAAGTCGGGCGTGGTGCACGGCCTGACCCGCGCCCGCGGCTTCACGCAGGACGACGCGCACATCTACTGCACGCGCGAGCAGATGAAGGACGAGCTCACCTCGCTCCTGACGTTCGTGCTCGACCTGCTCAAGGACTACGGCCTCGAGGACTTCTACCTCGAGCTGTCGACGCGCGACCCGGAGAAGTCCGTCGGCTCGGACGACGCGTGGGAGGAGGCGACCCGCACGCTCGAGGAGGTCGCGACCGCCTCGGGCCTCGACCTCGTGCCGGACCCGGGCGGCGCCGCGTTCTACGGCCCGAAGATCTCGGTCCAGGCCAAGGACGCGATCGGGCGCACCTGGCAGATGTCGACCATCCAGCTCGACTTCAACCTGCCCGAGAAGTTCGACCTCGAGTACACCGCCGCCGACGGCTCGCGGCAGCGCCCGGTCATGATCCACCGCGCGCTGTTCGGGTCGATCGAGCGCTTCTTCGCCGTCCTGCTCGAGCACTACGCGGGCGCGTTCCCCGCCTGGCTCGCGCCGGTCCAGGTGCTCGCGGTGCCGGTCGCCGACGCGTTCGACGACTACCTGGGCGACGTCGTCGCGAAGCTGCGCGCCCGCGGCATCCGCGCCGAGATCGACCTGTCCGACGACCGGTTCGGCAAGAAGATCCGCAACGCGGCCAAGGAGAAGGTGCCGTTCGTGCTCATCGCCGGCGGCGAGGACGCCGAGGCCGGCGCGGTCTCGTTCCGCTACCGCGACGGGCGTCAGGAGAACGGCGTGCCCGTCGACGAGGCGGTCGAGCGCATCGTCACGGCGGTCCGCGACCGGGTGCAGGTGTGA
- a CDS encoding YciI family protein, which translates to MRYALLLHADEPAEGEIPAEAIEAMQVAFADYGKALEAAGVLVAAEVLAPSHASSTVTLRTGDVQIQDGPFAETKEALGGVFLVDVPDLDAALAWAERCPGAQYGVVEVRRVATSFVDGAWT; encoded by the coding sequence ATGAGGTACGCGCTGCTGCTCCACGCCGACGAGCCCGCCGAGGGCGAGATCCCTGCCGAGGCCATCGAGGCGATGCAGGTCGCGTTCGCCGACTACGGGAAGGCGCTCGAGGCCGCCGGCGTGCTCGTCGCGGCGGAGGTGCTCGCACCCAGCCACGCGTCGTCGACGGTCACGCTGCGCACGGGCGACGTCCAGATCCAGGACGGCCCCTTCGCGGAGACCAAGGAGGCGCTGGGCGGGGTGTTCCTCGTCGACGTGCCCGACCTCGACGCCGCCCTGGCCTGGGCGGAGAGGTGCCCCGGCGCCCAGTACGGGGTGGTCGAGGTCCGGCGGGTCGCGACGTCGTTCGTGGACGGCGCGTGGACGTGA
- a CDS encoding M14 family zinc carboxypeptidase encodes MSRRRVISSIAATTLVAGLGLAAIPTTAQAQNGNAECSNLSDPATAGWVSHAQLGRELRQIEATSAGRVEVDVFGHSREGRELYAARVGTGDKVLMIQSEIHGNEKVGTLALLKLLKTLATSGSPEARAIREGVTLVALPMLNPDGSELNQRQNEFTWEEIVETYPQLEGTQPPYYYSSRAGGLDLNRDFSADLDAEPSPSTLPADETEPGMFLSNESRALRDLYKDLRDEFGTVHGFVDLHHMGPCNQENETGQYVTVSLDYPPLGSEADGNPRYADWPLLDQDASRRLALAAALGMQEHAGKGNAETSPFFGGVVRYIHPQVADGYDWDRDYAGQARSAFALNGTSTVLFEIRGQSHAWGQKQMGMLTAVVEAGITGIASRMADGSVDELDGDAFFDLPKYW; translated from the coding sequence TTGTCACGTCGCAGAGTCATCTCGTCCATCGCCGCCACCACGCTCGTCGCGGGCCTCGGTCTCGCGGCGATCCCGACCACCGCGCAGGCCCAGAACGGCAACGCGGAGTGCTCCAACCTGTCCGACCCGGCCACCGCCGGCTGGGTCAGCCACGCGCAGCTCGGCCGCGAGCTGCGCCAGATCGAGGCCACGAGTGCCGGCCGCGTCGAGGTCGACGTGTTCGGCCACAGTCGCGAGGGTCGCGAGCTCTACGCCGCCCGCGTCGGCACCGGGGACAAGGTCCTCATGATCCAGAGCGAGATCCACGGCAACGAGAAGGTCGGGACGCTCGCCCTGCTCAAACTCCTCAAGACGCTCGCCACGAGCGGCTCGCCCGAGGCGAGGGCGATCCGCGAGGGGGTGACGCTCGTCGCGCTCCCGATGCTCAACCCGGACGGCTCGGAGCTCAACCAGCGCCAGAACGAGTTCACGTGGGAGGAGATCGTCGAGACCTACCCGCAGCTCGAGGGCACGCAGCCGCCGTACTACTACAGCTCCCGCGCCGGTGGCCTCGACCTCAACCGCGACTTCAGCGCCGACCTCGACGCCGAGCCGAGCCCGTCGACGCTGCCGGCGGACGAGACCGAGCCGGGGATGTTCCTGTCCAACGAGTCGCGCGCGCTGCGCGACCTCTACAAGGACCTGCGCGACGAGTTCGGCACCGTCCACGGCTTCGTCGACCTGCACCACATGGGCCCGTGCAACCAGGAGAACGAGACGGGCCAGTACGTGACCGTCTCGCTCGACTACCCGCCCCTGGGCTCGGAGGCCGACGGCAACCCGCGCTACGCCGACTGGCCGCTGCTCGACCAGGACGCGTCCCGCCGGCTGGCCCTCGCCGCCGCCCTGGGCATGCAGGAGCACGCCGGCAAGGGCAACGCCGAGACGTCTCCGTTCTTCGGTGGCGTCGTGCGGTACATCCACCCGCAGGTCGCCGACGGCTACGACTGGGACCGCGACTACGCGGGCCAGGCCCGGTCGGCGTTCGCCCTCAACGGCACGAGCACCGTGCTGTTCGAGATCCGCGGGCAGTCCCACGCGTGGGGCCAGAAGCAGATGGGGATGCTCACGGCGGTCGTCGAGGCCGGCATCACCGGCATCGCGAGCCGCATGGCGGACGGCTCCGTCGACGAGCTCGACGGCGACGCGTTCTTCGACCTGCCGAAGTACTGGTGA